A segment of the Brevundimonas sp. M20 genome:
GCCGACACCGATGGCCTGAGCTGCTACGCCGCCGGCTGCTACGTCGGCGACGACTTCGCTCTGGTCGACCTGACCGCTTACTGGAACGTCAACGAGCAGGTCACGGCCCGCATCGGCGTCTTCAACCTGCTGGACGAGAAGTACAGCTGGTGGAGCGACGTCCGGGGCGTCGCCGCCTCATCTGCGGTCAAGGACGCCTACACCCAGCCGGGCCGCAACATCGGCCTGTCGCTGGCCTTGCGGTACTGAGCCTTCTTCCGGATAACGAGAATGACTCTCATTCAACGGACCCGTCACATGCGCCGCGCCCTGTTGCTCACCACTGTCCTGTCCGCCGCCCTCGCGGCGTCCGCCCCGGCCCTTGCCGAAGTCGCCCCAATAGCGAACCCGGGGGCGGCCGCGGTCACCACCCCGGCGACCAGCCAGTTCGAGCGGGATCGCCAGTCGATCCTCGCCCAGGCCGGCCAATGGCGGGTCCGGTTCGACATGCGGGAGAACGTCAGCTTCCGCGCCGGCTATGAGCCGCTGGAGGAGAAGCTGTCCGCCGGCAACGAGATCGTCCGCGTCGTCCATGACGACGGCGCCCGGATCAGCCTGCAGCACATCCTCGTCATCAGCGATGACGCGGGCAACCACATGGTCATCAAGCACTGGCGTCAGGACTGGGTCTATGAGCCCGAAACCGTCCTGACCTACGCCGGTCCGAACCACTGGGTCCTGACCCCGGTTTCGGCCGACGAGCGCCGGGGCGCCTGGTCCCAGACCGTCTGGCAGACGGACGACAGCCCCCGCTACGGCGGCGTCGGCCGCTGGAGCTATGACCATGGCCGGTCGGAGTGGACCTCCAACCCGACCTGGCGTCCGCTGGCCCGCCGCGACGCGGTCCGCGACCCGATCTACGACCGCTATCTGGGCACAAACCGCCACGCCCTGACACCGGAAGGCTGGGTCCATATCCAGGACAATGTGAAGATGGGTCCGGCCGAGGGCGAAGGGAGCGAACCCGTCGCCATCGTCCAGGAAGACGTCATCAACACCTACCGCCGCGTCGACAACTATGACCCGACGCCCGGCGACGCCTACTGGGCCGCGACCAGGGACTACTGGGCCGGCGTCCGGGCCGCCTGGGACGAGGTCGCTGTCCGCAACGGCGGCATCTGGCTCGAGGAAGAAGCCAACCGCGGCGCCGTCACCGGCAAGCCGCTGATGGACTGGGCCGACGAAATCCAGGCCGGAACCCTCACCACCGACGCCGCCATCGCACGGGCGCGTGAACTGATCGGCCGCGCCACCGTGGCCCCGGCGTCGTAGCCGAACCGTTCACGCGAAACGGGGGGGGAAGGGGGGACGCGGTACGGCGTCCCCCCCTTTTTTCATGCCCGCTGCAACCAGCCGCGATAGCGAACCAGCCGCCTCAGCAAGGGGGCGTTGATCGTAACGTCGAAGACGAAGCGGCCCTGCTCATCGACCTCCTCTAACGCGACGGCCGAGGGGCCGAGAGCCTTCGGCAGCGGGATCGGCCCCAGCCGCCAACCGATAACCTGATAGATCAGCCGCCCGCCTTCCGGCGTCAGGCTCAGGTCCATGCTGACCGGCCCGAACCCCTCGCGCACCACGCCGCCCAGCCGGGCGTGCGACAGGACGCTGGCGAAGCGGTGTCCGCCGATCCGGCGTCGCCAGATCGACCGCTCCCCATCTGCATCGATGGCCACCTCGGCCTCGCAGTCCGCCTGCGCCTTCGGGAAGCCGACGATCCGGGCGACCAGCGCCGCCAGCGGCCCTGATGCGCCCTCCGTCATCGCCCTGCCCCGCCACACCGACCGCCCCGGCGTCTCATGCAGCGCCCGGACGGGTTCGGGCAGATCGTCAAAGGCCGGGCCGATGGCGCGGGGATACAGGCCGCGCTCCACGACCACTTCGGTCGCCAGCCTGTGTGGTGACATCTCCTGTGTGATCGCTTCCAGAGGGAGGACGCTGACACAGGCCCTCGCCCCCGGCGTAACCCGCCCGGCGATGATGGCGCGGATCACGGCCAGTGCGGGCAGGCTGGGCGTCACCGGCCCTTCCCCCGGCTCGGCGACCAGCCGCCACACCGCGCGCACGGCCCGCCCCTGCCCGTCCACGCCGAGCGCCTGCACGCGCATGGCGCCGCGATCAGATCCGCTCACGGAATGCAGGCTCGCCAACGCCAGCAGAGGTCTGGCCAGCGGCACGGGGTTTAACCGGAACAGGCTGACCAGCCGGCCCAGCAGCCACGCCTCGAGATGAAGGGGCCAGGGCTCCATGCCGGCCAGAAACAGCGCTCGGTCGCGGGGCCGGAACCGCTGGGGGAACAGATCAAGGTCCGGCGTCTCGCACAGCGACACTGAGCGCCGCCCCGCCGCCCCGAAGTCCCGCCGGTACAGCCCGCTCCAGCCGCGCCGGGTCGTCCATGCCCCATCCTCGAACACCCGCACGGGTCGGCCCATCCACGACAGGATGGCCTGCATGACCGAAAGCCCCTTGGGCGCCCGCGCGCCGGGCGAGATGGCGGCCTCCACGGACACGACCTCCCGCCAGCCTTCGGTCAGATGATCCAGCACGGCGTTGGACAGGGCCGGGGTCGAACTACACCCGGTCAAGGCGACCACGCCCGCCGCTCTCGCCGCCGCATCCAGCGCAGGGAAGGCGGCGACGAAGTCCCGCCCGTCGGCTAGATCGACATAGTGCAGGCCTGCGGTGATGGCCGCCCGCGCCGTCGTCGGCTGCGCACCCTGAAACGGCCCGGCCATGTCGGCGACGATACTCGCGCCGGTCGCCGTCAGTTGCTCGGGGCTCAGGGTCGCGGTGTCCAGAACAGCGACCTCGACCGAAGCGCCCGAGAACGCCTTCCGCAGTCGCGCGGCCAGCGCCTCGGCCCGTTCCCGGCTGCGCCCCGCCACGACCAGACCGAAGCCGTGCCGCAACAGCCCCTCGGCCAGCCGCGAGCCGAACACCCCACCCGCGCCGATCACCAGAACCTTGGTCATTACAGGAAGCGTTTCCGGTCTTCTGGCGAAGGGATCATACAGGCATCGGTCCGCCCGAAGATCGCATAGCGATTGCGGGCGATCAGATCATAGACGGGGTTCCGCAACAGGCGCGGCACGACCTTCAGTCCCCTGAACGCCATCATCCCCGGCAAGGCGCCCAGCACCGTCAACGCCGCGTCAGACTTGAAGTGAATTCGCCCGTTCAGGACCACGGCGTTCGTCTGCGGCGCCTCCGGGTCGATCCCGTACCGCACCGCCAGCGCCTGACCGGCCTCCGACTGGATCGGCAGGAAGCGGAAGCGCTTCTCGGTGTCACGGTTGATCACAAACCGCACCCAGCGCGAACAGAAGATACAGACCCCGTCGAACAGGATCAGGCCGTCAGGTTCGTCAGGAGCGGGCTGGGGCGACCAACGGGTCATGGAGTGACAGTGGGCCTCTCGGTGAAGCTTCTCAAGGCGACGTCAAGCCGCCGCCACGGCCTCGATCTCGACCAGCCAGCCCTCTTCGAACAGGCCGGTGACAATGACCGTCAGCGCCATCTGCCGCCCGCCGAGCCGACGCAGGCGCACTTCGCGGTTCGGCAGGGCGTATGCCCGGTCAGACAGATAGGTCGTGACCTTCACCAGATTATCCAGCGTCATTCCCGCCGCGCGCAGCTGGGTCTCGACATTGTCCCAGACCTGTTCGCACTGGCCGGTGAAGTCCGCCGCCAGCGAGCCGTCCGGGGCGACCGGGATCTGGCCGGACAGGTAGAGCCAGCGGGTCGCCCCGCCGACTTCACAGGCCTGCGCATACTCGCCCTCCGCCGGCGGCGAGCCGTCGCCGGTCAGAGGGCGGATGGACAGCATCAGCGGCGCGCCGCGTCCGAGCGGGCGCGGACCTGACCAAACTCCGACGACGGCTTCCAGCCGGGCCATTCGTCGCTGTTCGCGAGGTCCAGACCCAGATGGTACAGCAGGGTCAGGTTCTCGACCGCCGAGGTGAAGTTCAGGTCGGCCGACCATTCGTCCGACGGCTTGTGGTAGTCGGCGCCGAACTTGGCGCGCCAGGCGGCCTCACCGGTCTCGCGACCGCCCTCGACCCAGTCCCAGCCGTGCCAGGGCATGATCGCCGGCACGCCCGCGCGGGCGAACGGGAAGTGATCCGACCGGTAGTAGAAGCCCTGCTCCGGCATGCCGTCGTCGGAGACGTAGCGGCCCAGCGGCGCCGCCAGAGCCTGCAGGCGATCTTCCAGATCATTCTGGCCCTTGCCGAAGATCGGCACGTCACGGGTCGAACCCGACAGCGGCAGCATGTCGATGTTGATGTCGGCCACGGTGGTCTCGAGCGGATAGACCGGGTCGGCGACATAGCCGTAGGCGCCCAGAAGCCCCATCTCCTCGGCCGCCATGTGGGCGAAGATGATCGAGCGCTTCGGACGCGGCGCGCGGCTCAACTGACGGGCCATCTCGACCACGCCGACGGTGCCGGACGCATTGTCCCAGGCGCCGTTGAAGATCTTGTCGTCACCCGGGGTTTCCGGATGCTGGGCCTCGCCGCCGACGTGATCCCAGTGCGCCGAATAGATGATCGTCTCGTTCGGACGCTCGGTCCCCGGGATTTTGGCCAGCAGGTTGTGGGTGACCAAGGTGTCGATGGTCTCGGACACATCGACCGACAGGCTGACACCGTTCAGCGCCACGGCCTTGAACGTCCCGCTGCCGGTGTTGGCGAAGCTGTCCATGCCCAGACCGGCGGCCGAGGCCATGGCGAAGGCGGTGTCGTGGTTGATGGCGCCGGAGAACTCCAGATCCGCCGCGCCCGGCGTCAGGGTGCGGGTGCGGTTGGCGCCGCGCATCATGCCCTGCCACTGGGGCGAGGACGCCGGCTGGGCGATCAGGGTGATGACCCCCACCGCCCCACGGCGGAAGGCCTCGTCCGCCTTGTATGCGCCCGACTGGTAATTGGTGGTGTACTGACCGTTGAACAGCTCGCCGTCCGGCTCGCCCGGGATGACCACCACGACCTTGCCGCACACGTCGAGGTCGCCGTAGTCGTCCCAGTTCCGCTCGGGCGCCGTAATGCCATAGCCGGCGAAGACCACGCCCGCGTTGCGGATCGCGGCGCGGCCGTCATTGGTCACGGCGCGCAGGGTGATGTCGGTTCCGACGGTCAGGGCGTGCGACTGGCCGTCCGGGCCGGTCCAGCTGGACGTGCCGCCCGTGACGGGGGTGTAGCGCTTCAGCGCGACCGGTTGCAGCCATTGGCCGTTCGGACCGCCGGGCTCCAGCCCCATGGCCTCGTACTGGGCCTGCAACCAGGCCAGCGTCAGTCGCTCGCCCTCGGTGCCGGGATAGCGGCCCTGGAAGGAGTCGTCGCTGATCGTGCGGATGTCGCTGCTGATCCTGTCCGCCGAGAAGGCGGGCTCGACCGCCGCCGTGCCGCCGGCGCCCGCCGTCGCGCAGGCCGACAGCAGCAGCCCCGCGGACAGGACGGCGGCGATCGCCGAACCGCTCTTCAGTTTGCGAAACATGGTGAGACTCCCATCCCCAAAATCGATGGCGCGCACCTTAGGGCGGCCCCGAAAGACCGCCCCTTACTTTTTTGTCATCTAATCCGGAAGCGGATTAACGCCGCTGATCCGCCGTCGCGGCGCGGGCCGGACCGAACTCGGAGCCATCTTTCCACTGCGGCCACTCGCGGCTGTTCGCGAGCGCCGAGCCGACCGTGTAGAGCACCTGCAGGTCCTCGACCTGACCGCGCAGGTCCCAGTTCGGCGACCACTCGTCCGCCGCCTGATGGTAGCGGCTGCGGCCATACTCCGAGCGGCTGGCCTGGCGCTCGGCGATGGGCTCGTCACGGAAGTCGCCGCTGGAGCCGCCGTAGGTCATCGGCACGCCGCGCTTGGCCAGCGGGAAGTGGTCCGACCGGAAGTAGCCGCCCGAGGCCGGGTTGGCGTCCGGCAGGATGCTGCGTCCCTGGCTCTCGACCACGGCGCCGATCCGCTCATCGAGGTCCGACTGGCCGTAGCCCGTGATGCCGTAGCGGGTCACCCGGCCATAGACGTTCATCGAGTCGACGTTGAACCCGCCCACGGTCGTGGCCAGCGGATAGACCGGGTTGGAGGCGTAATACTCCGAGCCCAGCAGGCCGCTTTCCTCGGCGGTGAAGCTGATGAAGACGATCGAGCGTTCCGGGGGCGGCCCCGATCCGAAGGCGCGGGCCAGTTCCAGCAGACCGGCGGTGCCGGTGGCGTTGTCGACGGCGCCGTTGAAGATGGTGTCGCCCTCGGCGTCCGGAGCGCCGACGCCGATGTGATCCCAGTGGGCGGTGTACAGGACGGTCTCGTCGGGGTGGGTCGTACCCGGCAGCCGGGCGATGACATTGTGCGTCGTCACCTGGGTCGAGGCCACGTCATACGTGCCGCTGAAGGTCGCGCCGGGCAGTTCGACAGGCCGGAAGTCGCGGCTGCGCGCGGCGACCTTCAGGGCCTCGAAGTCCAGACCGGCGCGGCGGAACAGGTCCACGGCCACGTCGCGCTGGATCCACGATTCCATCGGTACCCGCTCGGCGGCGGCGTTCTGACGGACGATGTCGAACTGCGGGCCCGACCAGCTGTTGGTCACGGTGGCCCAGCCATAGGAAGCCGGGGCGGTTTCGTGGACGATGATCACGCCCGCCGCGCCCTTCCGGGCCGCCTCTTCGTACTTGTAGGTCCAGCGACCATAGTAGGTCATGGCCCGGCCGCCGAAGGTGTTCAGCTCGGGCGCCTCGAAGTCAGCGTCGTTGACCAGAACAACGATGACCTTCCCACGGACATCGACGTCCTTGAAGTCGTTCCACTGACGCTCAGGCGCATCGATGCCGTAGCCGACGAAGACCAGCGGCTTGTTCATCAGGTGAACATGGTCGCCCGGCAGACGGGTCGAGATGACGATCTGCTGGCCCTGCGTCAGCGGAATGCTCTCGCCGCCGACGCTGAAGCCCGCGCGGATGTTCGAGGCGGTGAAGCGGTTCAGGGTGACGTCCTGCGTCCACTGCCCGTTCGGCCCGCCCGGCTGCATCCCGGCGGCGGCGTACTGGGCGCTGAGGAAGTCGATGACCTTCTGTTCCGCCGGCGTGGCGATGCCGCGGCCCTCGAAGCTGTCATCGGACAGAACGCGGGCGTCTTCCGAAAGGCGCTCGGTGCTGAAGGTCGGTGTCTGGGCGCTGACGCCCGTCGCGGTCAGCAGGGCGCCGGCGACCATCGCGGCAACGGAAACGGACAGACGCATGCTCGGGACACCCTCAGCCTTTTGAACAGGGTGCGGACCGTAGGGCGCCCGATCCGGGCTGTCGATCAGGCCGGGCTCACTGCGGCGACACGGCGCCTGC
Coding sequences within it:
- a CDS encoding DUF6607 family protein, which produces MTLIQRTRHMRRALLLTTVLSAALAASAPALAEVAPIANPGAAAVTTPATSQFERDRQSILAQAGQWRVRFDMRENVSFRAGYEPLEEKLSAGNEIVRVVHDDGARISLQHILVISDDAGNHMVIKHWRQDWVYEPETVLTYAGPNHWVLTPVSADERRGAWSQTVWQTDDSPRYGGVGRWSYDHGRSEWTSNPTWRPLARRDAVRDPIYDRYLGTNRHALTPEGWVHIQDNVKMGPAEGEGSEPVAIVQEDVINTYRRVDNYDPTPGDAYWAATRDYWAGVRAAWDEVAVRNGGIWLEEEANRGAVTGKPLMDWADEIQAGTLTTDAAIARARELIGRATVAPAS
- a CDS encoding SDR family oxidoreductase — its product is MTKVLVIGAGGVFGSRLAEGLLRHGFGLVVAGRSRERAEALAARLRKAFSGASVEVAVLDTATLSPEQLTATGASIVADMAGPFQGAQPTTARAAITAGLHYVDLADGRDFVAAFPALDAAARAAGVVALTGCSSTPALSNAVLDHLTEGWREVVSVEAAISPGARAPKGLSVMQAILSWMGRPVRVFEDGAWTTRRGWSGLYRRDFGAAGRRSVSLCETPDLDLFPQRFRPRDRALFLAGMEPWPLHLEAWLLGRLVSLFRLNPVPLARPLLALASLHSVSGSDRGAMRVQALGVDGQGRAVRAVWRLVAEPGEGPVTPSLPALAVIRAIIAGRVTPGARACVSVLPLEAITQEMSPHRLATEVVVERGLYPRAIGPAFDDLPEPVRALHETPGRSVWRGRAMTEGASGPLAALVARIVGFPKAQADCEAEVAIDADGERSIWRRRIGGHRFASVLSHARLGGVVREGFGPVSMDLSLTPEGGRLIYQVIGWRLGPIPLPKALGPSAVALEEVDEQGRFVFDVTINAPLLRRLVRYRGWLQRA
- a CDS encoding thiol-disulfide oxidoreductase DCC family protein translates to MTRWSPQPAPDEPDGLILFDGVCIFCSRWVRFVINRDTEKRFRFLPIQSEAGQALAVRYGIDPEAPQTNAVVLNGRIHFKSDAALTVLGALPGMMAFRGLKVVPRLLRNPVYDLIARNRYAIFGRTDACMIPSPEDRKRFL
- a CDS encoding RidA family protein; its protein translation is MLSIRPLTGDGSPPAEGEYAQACEVGGATRWLYLSGQIPVAPDGSLAADFTGQCEQVWDNVETQLRAAGMTLDNLVKVTTYLSDRAYALPNREVRLRRLGGRQMALTVIVTGLFEEGWLVEIEAVAAA
- a CDS encoding M28 family peptidase, which translates into the protein MFRKLKSGSAIAAVLSAGLLLSACATAGAGGTAAVEPAFSADRISSDIRTISDDSFQGRYPGTEGERLTLAWLQAQYEAMGLEPGGPNGQWLQPVALKRYTPVTGGTSSWTGPDGQSHALTVGTDITLRAVTNDGRAAIRNAGVVFAGYGITAPERNWDDYGDLDVCGKVVVVIPGEPDGELFNGQYTTNYQSGAYKADEAFRRGAVGVITLIAQPASSPQWQGMMRGANRTRTLTPGAADLEFSGAINHDTAFAMASAAGLGMDSFANTGSGTFKAVALNGVSLSVDVSETIDTLVTHNLLAKIPGTERPNETIIYSAHWDHVGGEAQHPETPGDDKIFNGAWDNASGTVGVVEMARQLSRAPRPKRSIIFAHMAAEEMGLLGAYGYVADPVYPLETTVADINIDMLPLSGSTRDVPIFGKGQNDLEDRLQALAAPLGRYVSDDGMPEQGFYYRSDHFPFARAGVPAIMPWHGWDWVEGGRETGEAAWRAKFGADYHKPSDEWSADLNFTSAVENLTLLYHLGLDLANSDEWPGWKPSSEFGQVRARSDAARR
- a CDS encoding M28 family metallopeptidase produces the protein MRLSVSVAAMVAGALLTATGVSAQTPTFSTERLSEDARVLSDDSFEGRGIATPAEQKVIDFLSAQYAAAGMQPGGPNGQWTQDVTLNRFTASNIRAGFSVGGESIPLTQGQQIVISTRLPGDHVHLMNKPLVFVGYGIDAPERQWNDFKDVDVRGKVIVVLVNDADFEAPELNTFGGRAMTYYGRWTYKYEEAARKGAAGVIIVHETAPASYGWATVTNSWSGPQFDIVRQNAAAERVPMESWIQRDVAVDLFRRAGLDFEALKVAARSRDFRPVELPGATFSGTYDVASTQVTTHNVIARLPGTTHPDETVLYTAHWDHIGVGAPDAEGDTIFNGAVDNATGTAGLLELARAFGSGPPPERSIVFISFTAEESGLLGSEYYASNPVYPLATTVGGFNVDSMNVYGRVTRYGITGYGQSDLDERIGAVVESQGRSILPDANPASGGYFRSDHFPLAKRGVPMTYGGSSGDFRDEPIAERQASRSEYGRSRYHQAADEWSPNWDLRGQVEDLQVLYTVGSALANSREWPQWKDGSEFGPARAATADQRR